A single genomic interval of Asinibacterium sp. OR53 harbors:
- the vgrG gene encoding type VI secretion system tip protein VgrG, with translation MPNERTIPSEASKSVCTFTILSGGNAVSRTYQVMAIAVNKEINRIPVATIILVDGEPSKETFAISNTPDFEPGKEIEIKAGYRSDEKTIFKGIVIKHGIKVRKTSSVLVIECKDKAVKMTVTSKSKYFKDSKDSDVMEQLIGAHQLDKEVSATDLQHKELVQYNTTDWDFIMCRADANGLLCIPNDGKITIAKPNFSGDVALTVQYGATVHDLDAEIDARFQLKGVKATAWDPSQQSLVDGIEAADAGVPQAGNISADTLAGVIGDDDYVLKHSGKLVDQELQQWANAKLLKHRLAKIRGRVSTDGTADVLPGKIIQINGAGDRFNGKLFVTGVRHEIQKGNWLTTFQFGVEPEWFAQTYDVQQPMAGALLPAVQGLQLGVVTKLESDPDGEDRIMVRLPLIDTGDDGIWSRVCSLDAGDKRGMFFRPEIGDEVIVGFINNDPRHAVILGMCNSSKKPAPLQASDQNNEKGYVSRSAMKMIFNDDKKTISIETPGGNKVLISEENKTIKMEDQNGNKFTMDENGIKLESVKDLTLKAANEFQAQGLNTTVKSDAQLKVQGGSGAEVSSGGNTAVKGSIVQIN, from the coding sequence ATGCCCAACGAAAGGACGATACCATCTGAAGCATCCAAAAGCGTATGCACGTTTACCATCCTCTCGGGCGGCAATGCGGTGTCCAGAACTTACCAGGTAATGGCCATCGCAGTCAACAAAGAAATTAACCGTATCCCCGTTGCTACCATTATACTGGTAGACGGAGAGCCTTCGAAAGAAACATTCGCCATCAGTAATACGCCTGATTTTGAACCAGGCAAAGAGATTGAGATCAAGGCTGGTTACCGGAGCGATGAGAAAACCATCTTCAAAGGCATCGTTATCAAACATGGCATCAAAGTGCGGAAGACGAGTTCAGTATTGGTGATAGAATGCAAAGACAAAGCGGTTAAGATGACCGTAACCAGTAAGAGCAAATATTTCAAGGACAGCAAAGACAGTGATGTGATGGAACAACTGATCGGTGCGCATCAACTGGATAAAGAAGTAAGTGCTACAGACCTGCAGCATAAAGAACTGGTGCAATACAATACAACCGATTGGGATTTCATTATGTGCCGCGCAGATGCCAACGGTCTTTTATGCATACCAAACGATGGCAAGATTACCATTGCCAAACCCAATTTCTCCGGTGATGTCGCACTCACTGTACAATACGGCGCCACCGTGCACGACCTGGATGCAGAGATCGATGCCCGCTTCCAGTTAAAAGGGGTCAAAGCAACGGCCTGGGATCCATCGCAACAAAGCCTGGTAGATGGCATAGAAGCCGCAGATGCTGGTGTGCCCCAAGCCGGTAACATCAGTGCCGACACACTTGCCGGTGTGATTGGCGATGACGATTATGTGTTGAAACACAGCGGTAAGCTGGTTGACCAGGAGCTGCAGCAATGGGCCAATGCCAAACTATTGAAACACCGCCTCGCTAAAATAAGGGGTAGGGTAAGCACCGATGGCACGGCAGATGTGTTGCCCGGAAAGATCATACAGATCAATGGCGCAGGCGACCGGTTCAACGGAAAATTATTTGTTACCGGTGTGCGGCATGAAATACAAAAGGGGAATTGGCTCACCACTTTTCAATTCGGTGTAGAGCCCGAATGGTTTGCACAAACCTACGATGTGCAACAGCCAATGGCAGGCGCACTATTGCCTGCCGTACAGGGATTGCAGTTGGGTGTAGTAACCAAACTCGAAAGCGATCCCGACGGAGAAGACCGGATCATGGTGCGTTTACCATTGATCGATACCGGTGATGATGGGATATGGAGCCGCGTGTGCTCTTTGGATGCAGGCGATAAGCGGGGCATGTTTTTCCGCCCCGAAATTGGCGATGAAGTGATCGTGGGATTCATCAACAACGATCCTCGTCACGCCGTGATACTGGGTATGTGCAACAGCAGTAAGAAGCCCGCTCCCCTGCAGGCAAGTGACCAAAATAATGAGAAAGGATATGTATCACGCAGCGCCATGAAAATGATCTTCAACGACGACAAAAAAACAATCAGCATAGAAACACCCGGTGGAAACAAAGTATTGATATCGGAAGAAAACAAGACCATCAAAATGGAAGACCAGAACGGCAATAAGTTCACCATGGATGAAAACGGCATCAAGCTGGAAAGCGTCAAAGACCTCACTTTAAAAGCGGCCAACGAATTCCAGGCGCAGGGCCTGAATACAACGGTTAAAAGCGATGCGCAGCTGAAAGTGCAGGGTGGTTCCGGTGCGGAAGTTTCATCGGGTGGCAATACAGCCGTAAAAGGATCCATTGTTCAGATCAACTAA
- a CDS encoding DUF5908 family protein codes for MPIEIRELVIKATVNNPNPQAEEAVQPPAAQGGGAKTDLDGIVSQCVEQVLDIIQNKKER; via the coding sequence ATGCCCATTGAAATAAGAGAACTGGTTATCAAAGCAACGGTCAACAACCCGAATCCGCAGGCAGAGGAAGCGGTTCAGCCACCGGCTGCACAAGGTGGCGGGGCTAAAACAGACCTGGACGGCATCGTATCGCAATGTGTGGAACAAGTGCTCGACATCATACAGAACAAGAAAGAAAGATAA
- a CDS encoding phage tail protein, with product MAADTSAGGYYPPVGFHFKVEFIGVGNDNDTRFQSVSGLTVEYDTESFKEGGENRYEHKLPVRTKYPDLSLKRGMLTDSDVINWCIKAFRDRQFDPVQISIMLLNEQHQPLKTWNVFNAWPKKWSVSDFNAQENTVVVETLDLCYSYFTVQ from the coding sequence ATGGCGGCTGATACATCGGCAGGCGGATATTATCCGCCGGTGGGATTCCATTTCAAGGTTGAGTTCATTGGCGTTGGTAACGACAACGACACCCGGTTCCAGTCGGTCAGCGGACTCACCGTTGAATACGACACCGAATCATTCAAAGAAGGTGGCGAGAACCGCTATGAACACAAGTTGCCGGTGCGTACCAAGTACCCCGACCTGTCATTGAAAAGAGGTATGCTCACCGATTCGGATGTGATCAATTGGTGCATCAAAGCCTTTCGCGACAGGCAGTTCGATCCCGTACAGATCAGCATCATGCTGCTAAATGAACAACACCAGCCGCTTAAAACATGGAATGTATTCAATGCATGGCCCAAGAAATGGTCGGTATCGGATTTTAATGCACAGGAAAACACCGTGGTGGTGGAAACCCTGGATCTCTGTTATAGTTATTTCACCGTTCAATAA
- a CDS encoding phage tail protein, with the protein MATANTYPIPKFHFRVEWGGSRIGFSEATGLDKQIEAIEYREGSSPTYSKIKMPGLHKFSNITLKRGTFEGDKEYYKWINTVNLNKVERRDVTISLLNENHDPVITWKVINAFPVKIQASDLKADGNEVAIETLELAHEGLDVLM; encoded by the coding sequence ATGGCAACAGCAAACACATACCCTATACCAAAATTCCATTTCCGTGTAGAATGGGGCGGCTCACGCATTGGCTTTTCGGAAGCTACGGGACTCGATAAGCAGATCGAAGCCATCGAATACCGGGAAGGCTCCAGTCCTACTTATTCTAAGATCAAAATGCCCGGCCTGCACAAGTTCAGCAACATCACGCTGAAACGCGGCACATTCGAGGGCGATAAAGAATATTACAAATGGATCAATACGGTCAACCTCAACAAAGTAGAGCGCCGCGATGTAACCATCAGCCTGCTCAACGAGAACCACGATCCTGTTATTACCTGGAAAGTGATCAACGCCTTCCCGGTAAAAATACAGGCCAGCGATCTCAAAGCCGATGGTAATGAAGTGGCCATTGAAACCCTGGAACTCGCACATGAAGGATTGGATGTGCTGATGTAA
- a CDS encoding phage tail sheath C-terminal domain-containing protein: protein MATSYKTPGVYIEEISKFPPSVAEVETAIPVFIGYTERAGLANAPLPTITINPGGGDVIVSEAKRIESLLEYITYFGTGPTEHLTISISETFTGGAAVYSKLVSRSITASVLTPSIHTMYYHMQLYFTNGGGPCYIISVGKTTEGSVTKNSLLAGLEMAKRYDEPTLTVFPQAAKLSTADDAYNIYSQALLQAATLQDRFVVMDCYNDDTDTLRNAASLTDNLKYGAAYHPFLRSAVSYKYDLTDESSLTITLQQDLNNDGNFTDAGEPAVTKTYASLNAEQKTLVKVEIDKLGVVLPPCAAMVGVYANVDNLRGVWKAPANVGLQMVNGLTKLVNAVDQAALNVDPVAGKSINVIRAFTGKGILVWGARTLAGNDNEWRYINVRRFCIMVEISSKLASGTFVFEPNDANTWAKVQGMLENFLTLQWRAGALQGAKPSDAFYVAVGLNRTMTAQDILEGRMIVEIGMAVVRPAEFIILRFSQMMAKS, encoded by the coding sequence ATGGCAACATCTTACAAAACACCCGGTGTCTACATAGAAGAGATATCGAAGTTTCCGCCATCCGTTGCGGAAGTTGAAACGGCCATCCCGGTATTCATTGGTTACACTGAAAGAGCAGGATTGGCTAATGCACCTTTGCCAACCATTACCATCAATCCCGGTGGCGGCGATGTGATAGTATCGGAGGCAAAACGCATTGAATCATTACTGGAATACATCACATACTTCGGAACGGGCCCCACGGAACACCTCACCATCAGTATTTCTGAAACGTTCACCGGCGGAGCGGCTGTTTATTCCAAGCTGGTAAGCAGGTCAATCACCGCTTCGGTGCTTACGCCAAGCATTCATACGATGTACTACCACATGCAATTGTATTTTACCAATGGTGGTGGCCCTTGCTATATCATCAGTGTAGGCAAAACAACAGAGGGCTCTGTAACCAAGAACAGCCTGCTGGCGGGACTGGAGATGGCCAAACGGTATGATGAACCCACGCTGACAGTCTTCCCGCAAGCTGCCAAATTGAGTACTGCAGATGATGCGTACAATATATACAGCCAGGCATTGTTACAGGCGGCTACTTTGCAGGACCGCTTTGTGGTGATGGACTGCTATAATGATGATACAGATACACTGAGGAATGCTGCGAGTTTGACTGATAACCTGAAATATGGAGCAGCTTACCATCCTTTCCTGAGATCGGCCGTTAGTTACAAATACGATCTTACCGATGAGAGTAGCTTGACCATAACGCTGCAACAGGACCTGAACAACGATGGCAATTTCACCGATGCAGGCGAGCCGGCAGTCACTAAAACTTACGCCAGTCTGAATGCAGAACAAAAAACATTGGTAAAAGTGGAGATAGATAAGCTGGGGGTTGTACTCCCGCCATGTGCAGCCATGGTTGGCGTATACGCCAATGTAGACAACCTGCGCGGTGTTTGGAAAGCGCCTGCAAATGTAGGCTTGCAAATGGTGAACGGACTTACTAAGCTGGTCAATGCAGTAGACCAGGCAGCATTGAACGTAGATCCTGTTGCAGGCAAATCGATCAATGTGATCAGGGCGTTCACCGGGAAAGGCATACTGGTATGGGGTGCACGTACCTTGGCCGGTAACGACAATGAATGGCGTTATATCAATGTAAGGCGTTTCTGCATCATGGTAGAGATCAGCAGCAAACTGGCTTCCGGCACTTTTGTGTTCGAACCCAACGATGCCAATACCTGGGCTAAAGTGCAAGGCATGCTTGAAAATTTTCTCACCCTGCAATGGAGAGCCGGCGCTTTGCAAGGCGCAAAACCATCCGATGCTTTTTATGTAGCGGTGGGATTGAACAGGACCATGACTGCGCAGGATATACTGGAAGGCCGTATGATCGTTGAAATAGGTATGGCTGTAGTAAGACCCGCTGAGTTCATCATCCTCCGCTTCAGTCAAATGATGGCCAAAAGCTAA
- a CDS encoding DUF4255 domain-containing protein — protein sequence MIAETFKFLSEELNGYLSQKLGVTTDQRLVLGNIGKVSDNDTSGTNTLTGKAILSLINVEEDRITKQQDNYLKSDTQVTYKNPPLYLNLYVLFAINRTDYSDSLKWLAYIIQFFQQQHVFTPTSNPNLDGRIQKLIVDLYNLNFEQINQLWSVIGGKYLPSVVYKIRQVVIDENAIEYESGFIQEINISIPQNYK from the coding sequence ATGATTGCCGAAACGTTTAAATTCCTGAGCGAAGAGCTCAACGGTTACCTGTCGCAAAAGCTGGGTGTTACCACAGACCAGCGCCTTGTGCTGGGTAATATAGGCAAAGTGTCTGACAACGACACCAGCGGCACCAACACACTTACCGGGAAAGCCATTCTTTCACTGATTAATGTAGAAGAAGACCGTATTACCAAGCAGCAGGATAATTACCTCAAATCCGATACGCAGGTAACCTATAAGAATCCCCCACTCTATTTGAACCTGTATGTGCTGTTCGCCATCAACCGAACAGATTACAGCGATTCGCTCAAATGGCTGGCGTACATCATACAGTTTTTCCAACAACAGCATGTATTCACGCCAACCAGCAACCCCAATCTCGACGGCCGTATACAGAAGCTGATCGTTGACCTGTACAACCTCAATTTTGAACAGATCAACCAGTTGTGGAGTGTGATCGGTGGTAAATACCTGCCATCGGTGGTATATAAAATAAGACAGGTAGTGATAGATGAAAATGCCATTGAGTATGAAAGCGGTTTCATACAGGAGATCAATATTTCAATACCACAGAACTATAAATAG
- a CDS encoding right-handed parallel beta-helix repeat-containing protein has protein sequence MVIKHLLIFPVLFYSCSCNKEYSFTRPDQQPPVPSLHTYYVDGATGNDQNDGLSLARAWKTIQQSFNAAQPGSTVVIRGGTYYEELVVNVSGKPDHLITFTNYAQEKVMIDGSKIRGNTILSITDRGFLVFKNLAIQNITRNNARGILVVASPNGAAGALYFRNIRFQNINWTNNAQAIPGANDNAQPFIVLGRGLTQDNAISNLVIDSCEFSHNITGFSESLSVDGNVDGFFITHNKVHDNTNIGIAAEGHYGTSATASLDQAREGVISENVCYNNVSLYATSGGIYVDGGRDIRVDRNTSFQNGYGIEVGNEKDGTTSNISVTNNLIYRNKVSGLAIGGYDPKTTGQVVDCIFRNNSFYQNNTNLDGSGELYITKASRCVIGNNVFYTNNQNLLFSLADILPQSGISLDYNDWFTVGADAGKTWINWRSRQFNSFKDYRTGTRQEAHSIFSDPLFSNVGTPIPDLHLQSTSPCLQQGNPAWIMLPTERDYDGKPRVVNGKADMGAYQRQ, from the coding sequence ATGGTTATCAAACACCTGTTGATTTTTCCTGTACTGTTTTATTCCTGTTCCTGTAACAAAGAATATTCTTTTACCCGGCCGGACCAGCAACCGCCTGTTCCTTCGCTTCATACTTATTATGTAGATGGCGCAACCGGCAACGACCAGAACGATGGTCTCAGCCTGGCCCGGGCCTGGAAAACCATTCAACAATCTTTTAATGCTGCACAACCCGGCAGTACCGTTGTCATCAGGGGAGGCACTTATTATGAAGAACTGGTGGTGAACGTGAGCGGAAAACCGGACCACCTCATCACTTTTACCAACTACGCACAGGAAAAAGTAATGATCGATGGCTCAAAGATCCGAGGTAACACCATCCTGTCCATCACAGATAGAGGTTTCCTGGTTTTTAAAAACCTGGCAATACAAAATATTACCAGGAACAATGCCCGGGGCATCCTGGTTGTGGCCAGCCCTAATGGAGCAGCAGGCGCCCTTTATTTCCGTAATATCCGCTTTCAGAACATCAACTGGACCAACAACGCGCAGGCTATTCCCGGCGCCAACGACAATGCACAGCCTTTCATTGTATTAGGACGTGGATTGACGCAAGACAATGCTATTAGCAACCTGGTCATCGATAGTTGCGAATTCAGTCATAATATCACAGGCTTCAGTGAGTCTTTATCGGTCGATGGCAATGTAGATGGATTTTTCATTACCCATAACAAAGTACACGACAACACCAATATTGGCATTGCTGCAGAAGGGCATTATGGAACAAGCGCTACCGCTTCACTGGATCAGGCAAGAGAGGGCGTCATCAGCGAAAATGTTTGTTACAATAATGTTTCGCTTTATGCAACAAGCGGTGGTATTTATGTAGATGGTGGAAGAGATATCCGGGTAGACAGGAATACCAGTTTTCAGAATGGCTACGGAATAGAAGTCGGCAATGAAAAAGACGGCACTACCAGTAATATCAGTGTTACCAATAACCTGATCTACCGGAACAAGGTTTCCGGACTTGCTATCGGTGGATACGATCCCAAAACCACCGGACAGGTGGTTGACTGTATTTTCCGGAACAACAGTTTTTATCAAAACAATACCAACCTCGATGGTTCAGGTGAACTGTATATTACAAAAGCATCCCGTTGCGTGATCGGAAACAATGTGTTTTATACCAACAACCAAAACCTGCTGTTTTCCCTGGCCGATATCTTGCCACAATCCGGCATCAGCCTCGATTACAACGATTGGTTTACTGTTGGAGCCGACGCCGGAAAAACCTGGATCAACTGGCGCAGCCGGCAGTTCAATTCTTTTAAAGATTATAGAACGGGTACACGGCAAGAAGCACATTCTATTTTCTCCGACCCGCTTTTCAGCAACGTTGGAACACCAATCCCTGATCTTCATTTACAATCAACGAGTCCTTGTTTACAACAGGGAAACCCTGCATGGATCATGCTCCCGACTGAAAGAGACTACGACGGAAAACCCCGGGTCGTGAATGGAAAAGCAGATATGGGTGCGTATCAACGTCAATGA